A part of Dehalogenimonas sp. W genomic DNA contains:
- a CDS encoding vitamin B12-dependent ribonucleotide reductase: MTPQPSGKPIVDKNRIAQIIFNQASAMGIAERGKVEEIAARVIDRLEKPVSLPGMEDFMPAGAKQPIAATENEIEAMVKDIIDAVKPAETPVVAEAPAAPVIAAIPEQEPVRPEPVKEAPTPKLVKKEKTMTTTATRKPKTTGHREVPEKVALAENALAVLNKRYLKKDKQGNPIETPEDMLRRVARTVAAAELVYNPRCDVRDIENEFYGLMARLEFLPNSPTLMNAGRELGQLSACFVLPIEDSIESIFDAVKHTAMIHKSGGGTGFSFSRLRPESDRVGTTGGVASGPVSFMRAFDVATDVIKQGGTRRGANMAILSIDHPDIEHFITAKQQAGVLTNFNLSVAITDKFMAAVRDNGEYDLVNPHNGEVFARRKARAIFDQIVQLAWKTGDPGIVFIDRINAENPTPQLGKIESTNPCGEQPLLPYESCNLGSVNLSKMVKGNGKKEVDYDKLGYTVRTAVRFLDDVIDVNKFPLEQIAEQTRRTRKIGLGVMGFADMLIDLGISYNSPEALATAEAVMGFVQSESHRASEALAAERGVFPAYEGSMYDGKVKMRNASCTTIAPTGTLSIIAGCSSGIEPHFALCFTRNIMDGTRMIEVNPCFERAARDGGFYSEDLMKKLAEGAHLEDMTEIPAEVKKLFVTAHNITPRGHVMMQAVFQKYTDNAVSKTVNFPADATVPDVEGVYLMAFDEGLKGITIYRDGCKADQPMSTGKAEPAKVEAVMPAPKPAGPRKRSKVTNGFTEKVNTGCGTLYITVNSDETGVCEVFSHLGKTGGCAAAQLESTCRLASLSLRSGVAPDSVAKQLKGIRCPSIAWDGGKSVLSCADAIATVIEHCLEQGKPETKGNGNGNGHGEKKAINDFGLVKNIAGQCVECGSILVYQEGCFICPGCGFTKC, translated from the coding sequence AGCCGGTGTCGCTGCCCGGCATGGAAGATTTTATGCCCGCCGGCGCCAAACAGCCGATTGCCGCCACTGAGAATGAGATTGAGGCCATGGTCAAGGATATCATTGACGCCGTGAAGCCGGCCGAAACTCCGGTTGTGGCGGAAGCTCCTGCTGCGCCGGTTATTGCGGCCATACCTGAGCAAGAACCTGTTCGCCCTGAGCCTGTAAAAGAGGCGCCAACCCCCAAACTTGTTAAAAAGGAGAAAACCATGACCACAACCGCCACCCGCAAACCTAAAACCACCGGGCACCGCGAGGTGCCTGAGAAGGTCGCTCTGGCTGAAAACGCCCTGGCGGTGCTTAATAAGCGTTATTTGAAAAAAGATAAGCAGGGTAATCCCATTGAAACCCCGGAAGATATGCTCCGCCGGGTCGCCCGCACCGTAGCCGCCGCCGAGCTGGTCTATAACCCCAGATGCGATGTGCGCGACATTGAAAACGAGTTTTACGGCCTGATGGCCCGGCTGGAATTCCTGCCCAATTCCCCCACGCTGATGAATGCCGGACGGGAGCTGGGGCAGTTGTCCGCCTGTTTTGTGCTGCCCATTGAGGATTCCATTGAAAGCATCTTTGACGCCGTGAAGCACACCGCCATGATTCATAAATCCGGCGGCGGCACCGGCTTTTCTTTCTCCCGGTTGCGCCCGGAATCCGACCGTGTCGGCACCACCGGCGGCGTCGCCTCCGGCCCGGTGAGCTTCATGCGCGCCTTTGACGTGGCCACCGATGTCATTAAGCAGGGCGGCACCCGCCGCGGCGCCAATATGGCTATCCTGTCTATTGACCATCCGGACATTGAGCATTTCATCACCGCCAAACAGCAGGCCGGGGTCCTGACCAACTTTAATCTTTCGGTGGCCATTACCGACAAGTTCATGGCAGCGGTACGGGATAATGGTGAATATGACCTGGTCAACCCCCATAACGGGGAGGTCTTCGCCCGCCGCAAGGCCCGGGCCATCTTTGACCAGATTGTCCAGCTGGCCTGGAAAACCGGTGACCCCGGCATCGTCTTTATTGACCGCATCAATGCTGAAAATCCCACTCCGCAACTGGGTAAAATAGAATCCACCAATCCCTGCGGCGAACAGCCGCTGTTGCCCTACGAGTCCTGCAACCTGGGTTCGGTCAACCTGTCCAAAATGGTGAAGGGCAACGGTAAGAAAGAAGTGGATTACGACAAGCTGGGCTACACCGTCCGCACCGCCGTCCGTTTCCTGGATGATGTCATTGACGTTAACAAGTTCCCGCTGGAACAGATTGCCGAGCAGACCCGCCGCACCCGCAAGATCGGCCTGGGCGTCATGGGCTTTGCCGATATGCTGATTGACCTGGGTATCTCCTATAACTCACCGGAAGCCCTGGCCACGGCTGAAGCGGTCATGGGCTTTGTTCAGAGTGAATCCCACCGCGCCTCCGAGGCCCTGGCCGCCGAGCGCGGCGTTTTCCCCGCCTACGAAGGCAGCATGTATGACGGCAAGGTGAAGATGCGTAATGCCTCCTGCACCACCATCGCTCCCACCGGCACACTGTCCATCATCGCCGGTTGTTCCTCCGGCATAGAGCCGCATTTCGCGCTGTGCTTCACCCGCAACATCATGGACGGCACCCGCATGATTGAGGTCAACCCGTGCTTTGAACGCGCCGCCAGGGACGGCGGTTTCTACTCCGAGGACCTCATGAAGAAACTTGCCGAAGGCGCGCATCTGGAAGATATGACCGAGATTCCGGCGGAGGTGAAGAAACTCTTTGTCACCGCCCATAACATCACCCCCAGGGGGCATGTCATGATGCAGGCCGTTTTCCAGAAATACACTGACAATGCCGTCTCCAAGACGGTCAACTTCCCCGCTGATGCCACCGTGCCGGACGTGGAGGGTGTGTATCTGATGGCCTTTGATGAAGGCCTGAAGGGCATCACCATCTACCGTGATGGCTGCAAGGCTGACCAGCCGATGTCCACCGGCAAAGCTGAACCGGCTAAGGTTGAGGCGGTCATGCCCGCGCCCAAACCCGCCGGCCCGCGCAAGCGCTCCAAAGTGACTAACGGCTTTACCGAAAAGGTCAATACCGGCTGCGGCACGCTGTATATTACCGTCAATTCCGATGAAACCGGCGTTTGCGAGGTTTTCTCGCATCTGGGCAAGACCGGCGGCTGCGCCGCCGCTCAGCTTGAAAGCACCTGCCGTCTGGCTTCATTGTCATTGCGGTCAGGGGTCGCCCCGGATTCCGTTGCCAAGCAGCTCAAAGGCATCCGCTGTCCGTCCATTGCCTGGGACGGCGGCAAGAGTGTTCTCTCCTGCGCCGATGCTATCGCCACGGTCATTGAGCACTGTCTGGAGCAGGGCAAGCCGGAAACCAAAGGTAACGGCAATGGCAACGGTCATGGTGAGAAAAAGGCTATCAACGACTTTGGCCTGGTCAAGAATATCGCCGGGCAGTGTGTTGAATGCGGCAGTATCCTGGTTTATCAGGAAGGGTGCTTCATTTGTCCGGGGTGCGGGTTTACGAAGTGTTAG